A single genomic interval of Octopus bimaculoides isolate UCB-OBI-ISO-001 chromosome 22, ASM119413v2, whole genome shotgun sequence harbors:
- the LOC106869632 gene encoding soma ferritin has translation MAESRPRQNFSKACEEGINKQINLELYASYVYQSMVSHHSVVSFLFCSLVKPAHDAWGGGLRAVEISLDLEKDVNAALLKLHKIAEESGDPQMMDFIESEFLGEQVDDIKLLSDHITNLERVGKGLGEYIFDKNLDS, from the exons ATGGCTGAATCCCGTCCACGTCAGAACTTCAGTAAAGCTTGTGAGGAGGGCATCAACAAGCAGATCAATCTAGAACTGTATGCCAGCTATGTCTACCAATCTATGGTAAGTCATCATTCAgtcgtttcttttttattttgttctttagtc aaaCCAGCCCATGATGCTTGGGGAGGTGGACTGAGAGCAGTTGAAATATCTCTGGACCTGGAGAAAGATGTCAATGCAGCTTTACTGAAGCTGCATAAGATTGCAGAAGAGAGTGGGGATCCTCAG atGATGGATTTCATTGAATCTGAGTTCCTTGGAGAACAGGTCGATGACATCAAACTGCTCTCTGACCATATCACTAACCTCGAAAGGGTTGGCAAGGGTCTTGGAGAGTATATCTTTGACAAGAACCTGGACAGTTAA